Part of the Candidatus Goldiibacteriota bacterium genome, CCAAGCCCCAGATTCGCGAATATCATAAATAAAGAAAGGGTTAATAAAAGAATAAAACTGCCTTCAAGGCTTATATTAAAAATTAAAAGGCACAACGCCGTTATCAGGACAATATCCGCCAGCGCGAATATTATATACGGCACTGTCTTACCTATTATTATTTCAACCGGTTTTATGGGCGTTACCACAAGCTGTTCTATATTGCCGTTCTCTTTCTCCCTTACTATTGATACCGCTGTTATGATAATGGTTATAATCATAAGAATCATACCCATCACACCCGGCACCATTGTATTTGCGCTTTTTAACTCCGGATTGTACCAGACCCTCTCTTCAAGTTTTATTTCCGGCAGGTTCCCAATCACCGGTTTCATTATCTCCATTTTCTCCGCAAACACATCCGCAGAATAACCCTGAATTATTGAAGACGCCCTGTTCATGGAAATTAAGGACGCATTGCTGTCGCTGCCGTCAATTATTACCTGTACCTTCACAGCCTTTCCTTTTTTTATCAGCGTGTCAAAGTCTGCCGGTATTCTTATGCCTATTAATGCTTTACTATTGCCTAATATCTTATCAATTTCTTCCGGGTTATTTATATTATATTTCACGTTAAAATACTCGCTGTTTATAAATTTATCCGCCAGTCCGCGTGCCTGCGCCGAAGGTTTTTCAATACATATTGCCGTGGACACATGCTTGATATCGGTCGTTGCCACGTATCCGAAAATAATCATCTGTATAATAGGCGCCACAATAAGCATTTTTATCATGCCTGTCCTTTTAATCTCTGTCATCTCTTTTTTAATCATGTAAAACACCGGATGTTTCATATTATATTCATCCTCACATATATTTTCTGAATCTTTTCGCGGATGCCGCGACAAAAAACAATCCAAAAACAAGCAGCAGCAGAGCTTCCGGATACAGGACATTAAACCCCACCCCGGGTTTTAAAAACAGCGACCTTAAAGCGGTTAAAAAATATTTGGCAGGCACAACATAACTTATTACCTGTATTATTTTCGGCATTGAAGCCACCGGAAAAACAAATCCCGACAGCAGTATGGAAGGCAGCATGGTGGCCATTACCGTTCCTATAACAGCCACCGTCTGATTAGGCGCCACGCTGGAAATAAGCATTCCCATTCCCATAGCGGTAAAAATAAACATTACGGACATTAATAAAAACGCGATAATATCTCCCCTGAACGGCACTTTAAACCACAGCATCCCCACAACCGCGACTATTATCACATCCACAAAACCTATTATCACGTATGGAAAAAGTTTTCCTGCCATAAGTTCAAGCGGTTTTACGGGAGTGGATATCAGCTGTTCAAATGTGCCGCGTTCTTTTTCCCTGACAACGGTCAGCGAAGTAAGAGTACCGGCTATTAACATCATAAGTATTGCAATTAAGCCCGGCACGATAAAATTTACGCTCTTCATCTGCGGGTTATACCAGACTCTTGGTTCTGCCATAACAGCAGGGATATTTTTTGGGTTTACTCCCCGCATCTTCACTTTTTCAAGTATTATGCCGCGCGAATACATCATTGTGACGGCAGAGACATAACCTATAGCCACAGTGGAAGTATTTGGTTCTGACCCGTCACAGATAAGCTGTACAGATGTTTTTTTATTATTTTTTAAATCCGAAGAAAAACCTTTTGGCACAGACAATATAGCCCTTACTTTATTTATCCTTAAAGCCTCCACGCTTTTTTTCATATCATTACGCGCGGGTTCATACAGGGTAAAATATCCCGATGCTTCAATTTTTGACACATACTGCCTGCTGTAAGCGGTGTTGTCATAATCAACCACGGATATATTTATGTTCTTTATGTCAAAAGTAACCGCGTACCCATAAAGAATAAGCAGCACTACAGGGGCTAAAAGCGCAATTCCAAGCGAACGCGGGTCGCGTTTTATCTGCAGAAATTCCTTGCGCATAACGGGAATTACCCTTTTTATATCCAGCCTGCCCTGCCCTTTCACTTTTCACCTTCCATTATTTTCTTACCAGTTTTACAAACACGTCTTCCATTGTGGGCTGTGAAACATTCAGCCTGCCGTGAACAATCCCGGCCCTGTTAAGAAGCCCGCTTATTTTATTCTGCACGGTTTCCATTGAAATCCCGGAAATAACATGCAGCATCGCGCCGTGCATTGAAACTTCGCCAATTTCCGTATCTCCGGCCAGAAGTTTATATGCTTTGCCCACGTCCTCTGTTTCCATTTCATAAACCGGAGATTTAAACGCGTGATTTTTAAGTTCCTGCACATTACCTTCGGCAATTATTTTTCCGCCGTCCATAAGGGATATTCTGGTGCAGTTTTCCACCTCGTCCATGTAATGGGTGGTTACAAATACGGTGGTCCCCTGTTTTGAAATATTATCTATTATCTCCCAGAACTTTCTGCGCAGGATAGGGTCCACGCCCGCGGTGGGCTCGTCAAGAAAAACAATTTCAGGCCTGTGCGCAACCGCGCAGGCAAGGGCTATTCTCTGCCTTATGCCGCCGGCAATGCCGGAAACAAGCCTGCCGGCCATTTCATCAAGCCCAAGCTGGTGCATAACCTCTTTGCTTCGGATTTTTATATCATTTTCTTTCATCCCGTAAATACCGCCGTAAAATTCTATATTTTCTTCGGCTGTAAGATTTGTATACAGGGCAAATTTCTGCGACATATACCCAAGCCTTTTTTTTATCTCTTCAGTATCTTTTTTAACACTGTATCCCGCCACAATAGCATCACCTTTTGTGGGTTCAAGCAGCCCGCACAGAATGCGGATGGTAGTGGTCTTTCCGGCGCCGTTAGCACCCAAAAAACCATATACTTCTCCTTTTTTAACTTCAAAAGAAATATTATCAACGGCAGTAAAACTGCCGAAAATTTTTGTAAGGTTTTCCGCTTTCACCGCAAAATTCAAATTAGTTCCCCTTAAGTGATTTTTTCTATGAATACATCTTCAATTGTCACAGCTGCTTTTATTATTCGAGCGTCAGTGCCTATTCTCTGCCTGAAAACATTCATATCATTTTCATCGCTTATAACAATCCTGTAATGAGCACCAAGCGGGCGCAAATCTTCAAGTGAAGCAAGCCCTTTCGCGGACTCCTTTATTTTTTCACTGTTGCCCGTAACTTCATAAACCGAACTTTTTAAACTTTTTTTCAATTCAAGCGGGCTTCCGGACATTAAGAACTTTCCGGCGTACATAAGCCCCACTCTGGAACACCATTCTGCTTCATCCATATATGGAGTGCTTACTATTAATGTCACCCCTTCAGTTCTTATTTCCTGAAGTATTTCCCAGAACTCCCTGCGCGACACCGGGTCAACGCCCGTGGTGGGTTCGTCAAGTATTAGCAGCTTTGGCCTGTGAATAAGCGTGCACATCAAAGCAAGTTTTTGTTTCATTCCCCCGGATAAATTTCCGGCAAGCCTGTCTTTGAACGGTTCCAGCCTTGTCATTTTCAGCAGAGGTTCAAGCCTTTTAGCAAGCGTAATCCTGTCTATGCTGAAAATATCGGCAAAAAATTCCATATTTTCCTGAACAGTTAAATCTGTATATAAAGAAAATTTCTGCGGCATATAACCCATCTGCTCTTTGGCGCCCTCCGATTCTTTTGGAAGGCCATATCCCAGCACAGTACATTCGCCTGAATCCTGATGCATAATACCAGCAAGCATCCTAAGAGTGGTGGTTTTGCCGGCGCCATCCGGGCCTATAAGCCCGAAAATTTCCCCGGAATTTATTTCAAAAGAACATCCGGACACCGCTTCCACTTTTCCAAAACTCTTTTTCAAATTATTTACAGATACTATACTTCCCATTTTGCTCCTTTTATTGACCGGTCCTGATCTTTCCGGTTGCAGTATTTATGGGCTGTGGCTTTTACTCTATAAGTTGATAATTACATCTGCCGGTATTCCCGGCTTTAACATACCTTCATCATTCTTTACGGTTATTTCAACGCCAAACACCTGTTTTACCCTTTCATCTTTTGTCTGAACATTTTTCGGAGTAAATTCCGCGTCCTGTGATATACGGGAAACACTTCCTTTAAAAACTTTATCCTTATACGCGTCTATTTTAACCAAAGCAGCGCTTCCCAGCTTTACTCTGCTCATGTCAATAAGAGGCATATATATGGTAACTTTCGCGGTATTCATATCCCCCAGCGTAAAAACAGGAGTATTTGGAGATACAAGTTCGCCTTCTTCAACGTGCACTTCCATTATTACCCCGTCCCACGGCGCCTTAACCTGCGATTCTTTTAACATTTCATCCGCCGTAATGTATGCCGCCCTTGCCTGGTTATACTGCGCTTCCGCGGCTTCAAACTGCTGTTTTGAAACTGAAGCTGAAGCATAAAGCTCTTTTAACCTGTCATAGGAAGCTTTTGCGGTATTATAGGCGGAATATGCACCCTGACGCTGCGCCTGCACTATCGTGTTTTCAAGGACGGCAACTGTTTCACCTGCTTTTACAGTTTCGCCCGCATCCTTTATTTTTTTTATCACCCTTGCTGAAATTTTAGGCGCAACATCCACCTCTTTTATTTCAACAGTTCCGGATCCTGATATGGACACGTCCGGTTTTGAACAGCCCGCAATTGCAGATATAAAAAGTGCAATAATTATAACCGCTGTATCTTTTTTCATTTATTCTTTCCTCCT contains:
- a CDS encoding efflux RND transporter periplasmic adaptor subunit; this translates as MKKDTAVIIIALFISAIAGCSKPDVSISGSGTVEIKEVDVAPKISARVIKKIKDAGETVKAGETVAVLENTIVQAQRQGAYSAYNTAKASYDRLKELYASASVSKQQFEAAEAQYNQARAAYITADEMLKESQVKAPWDGVIMEVHVEEGELVSPNTPVFTLGDMNTAKVTIYMPLIDMSRVKLGSAALVKIDAYKDKVFKGSVSRISQDAEFTPKNVQTKDERVKQVFGVEITVKNDEGMLKPGIPADVIINL
- a CDS encoding ABC transporter permease; translation: MKGQGRLDIKRVIPVMRKEFLQIKRDPRSLGIALLAPVVLLILYGYAVTFDIKNINISVVDYDNTAYSRQYVSKIEASGYFTLYEPARNDMKKSVEALRINKVRAILSVPKGFSSDLKNNKKTSVQLICDGSEPNTSTVAIGYVSAVTMMYSRGIILEKVKMRGVNPKNIPAVMAEPRVWYNPQMKSVNFIVPGLIAILMMLIAGTLTSLTVVREKERGTFEQLISTPVKPLELMAGKLFPYVIIGFVDVIIVAVVGMLWFKVPFRGDIIAFLLMSVMFIFTAMGMGMLISSVAPNQTVAVIGTVMATMLPSILLSGFVFPVASMPKIIQVISYVVPAKYFLTALRSLFLKPGVGFNVLYPEALLLLVFGLFFVAASAKRFRKYM
- a CDS encoding ABC transporter permease; this encodes MKHPVFYMIKKEMTEIKRTGMIKMLIVAPIIQMIIFGYVATTDIKHVSTAICIEKPSAQARGLADKFINSEYFNVKYNINNPEEIDKILGNSKALIGIRIPADFDTLIKKGKAVKVQVIIDGSDSNASLISMNRASSIIQGYSADVFAEKMEIMKPVIGNLPEIKLEERVWYNPELKSANTMVPGVMGMILMIITIIITAVSIVREKENGNIEQLVVTPIKPVEIIIGKTVPYIIFALADIVLITALCLLIFNISLEGSFILLLTLSLFMIFANLGLGILISTVSSTQQQAMLTSMFFIVPNILLSGFIFPINNMPAALQFIAYGLPLTHYNVILKGIFLKDLGFTELLPQTLALLAFGAVIFAVAIKQFRKTVS
- a CDS encoding ABC transporter ATP-binding protein — translated: MGSIVSVNNLKKSFGKVEAVSGCSFEINSGEIFGLIGPDGAGKTTTLRMLAGIMHQDSGECTVLGYGLPKESEGAKEQMGYMPQKFSLYTDLTVQENMEFFADIFSIDRITLAKRLEPLLKMTRLEPFKDRLAGNLSGGMKQKLALMCTLIHRPKLLILDEPTTGVDPVSRREFWEILQEIRTEGVTLIVSTPYMDEAEWCSRVGLMYAGKFLMSGSPLELKKSLKSSVYEVTGNSEKIKESAKGLASLEDLRPLGAHYRIVISDENDMNVFRQRIGTDARIIKAAVTIEDVFIEKIT
- a CDS encoding ABC transporter ATP-binding protein: MNFAVKAENLTKIFGSFTAVDNISFEVKKGEVYGFLGANGAGKTTTIRILCGLLEPTKGDAIVAGYSVKKDTEEIKKRLGYMSQKFALYTNLTAEENIEFYGGIYGMKENDIKIRSKEVMHQLGLDEMAGRLVSGIAGGIRQRIALACAVAHRPEIVFLDEPTAGVDPILRRKFWEIIDNISKQGTTVFVTTHYMDEVENCTRISLMDGGKIIAEGNVQELKNHAFKSPVYEMETEDVGKAYKLLAGDTEIGEVSMHGAMLHVISGISMETVQNKISGLLNRAGIVHGRLNVSQPTMEDVFVKLVRK